Proteins co-encoded in one Gloeomargarita sp. SKYB120 genomic window:
- the secE gene encoding preprotein translocase subunit SecE: protein MNNALDEAGSSEQGSGMEKKETAAPPEKGGLLTFLQDVRAELKKVIWPTRQQLVSESLAVILMVTASTLLIYLVDSLFVWLARRVFP, encoded by the coding sequence ATGAACAATGCCTTAGATGAAGCCGGGTCGTCCGAGCAAGGAAGCGGCATGGAAAAGAAAGAAACGGCAGCGCCGCCGGAAAAGGGTGGGCTGTTGACATTTTTACAGGATGTGCGCGCTGAGTTGAAAAAGGTCATCTGGCCGACTCGGCAGCAACTGGTCAGCGAGTCGCTAGCGGTCATCTTGATGGTGACGGCCTCGACCTTGCTGATTTACCTGGTGGATAGCTTGTTTGTGTGGTTAGCGCGGCGAGTGTTTCCATGA
- the rpsD gene encoding 30S ribosomal protein S4 — protein MSRYRGPRVRIIRRLGDLPGLTRKVARKRVNPPGQHGQAPRKLSEYAKRLEEKQKLRYNYGISERQLLRYVRRARRVKGSTGLALLQLLEMRLDNTVFRLGMAPTIPAARQLVSHGHIQVNGRTVYTPSYECKPGDVITVRPRESSRRLVAAYAEYPGLATLPTHLEFDKNKLEGKVTGVIERQCVALQVNELMIVEFYSRKG, from the coding sequence ATGTCTCGCTATCGTGGCCCACGGGTTCGGATCATTCGGCGGCTAGGGGATTTACCTGGCCTGACCCGAAAGGTTGCGCGCAAGCGTGTGAATCCTCCCGGTCAGCACGGCCAAGCGCCCCGCAAGTTGTCGGAGTACGCCAAGCGGCTGGAGGAAAAGCAGAAGCTGCGCTACAACTACGGCATTTCAGAGCGGCAACTGTTGCGGTATGTGCGCAGGGCGCGGCGGGTGAAAGGTTCGACAGGGTTAGCCCTGTTGCAGTTGCTAGAGATGCGCCTCGACAATACCGTGTTCCGGTTGGGGATGGCTCCGACGATTCCGGCGGCACGCCAGTTGGTAAGTCATGGACACATCCAGGTCAATGGCCGGACCGTGTACACCCCGAGCTACGAGTGCAAACCTGGTGATGTGATTACTGTGCGCCCGCGCGAGTCGTCCCGCAGGCTGGTTGCGGCTTACGCCGAATACCCTGGCCTGGCAACCCTACCGACGCACCTGGAATTTGACAAGAACAAGCTGGAGGGGAAGGTGACGGGGGTTATCGAACGCCAGTGTGTGGCGTTGCAGGTGAATGAACTGATGATTGTGGAGTTTTACTCTCGCAAGGGTTAG
- a CDS encoding ABC transporter ATP-binding protein, producing MRQSLLRVQDLYAGYIAGLDILQGASISIDQGELVTLIGPNGAGKSTLLKAIFNLLPYRRGIVEFQGRPILHVPTHQLVAQGIAYVPQLANVFRSLTVAENLQLGAGPVSKKQLQARIDELTQLFPILRQRYHQRAGTLSGGERQLLAMARALMSHPQLLLLDEPSAALSPRLVGEVMGYIQQINRLGVTILLVEQNARQALKISHRGYVLENGRECYSGPGSDLLNDPRIGELYLGIKTPLTAV from the coding sequence ATGCGCCAATCCCTGCTACGAGTTCAGGACTTGTATGCCGGTTATATCGCCGGTTTGGACATCTTGCAGGGGGCGAGTATCTCGATTGACCAGGGCGAACTGGTCACCCTGATCGGTCCCAACGGCGCAGGGAAATCTACCCTGCTCAAGGCCATTTTTAACCTGCTGCCTTACCGGCGGGGGATAGTGGAATTTCAAGGTCGCCCTATCCTCCATGTTCCCACCCACCAATTGGTCGCTCAGGGCATCGCCTACGTCCCACAACTGGCCAATGTTTTTCGTTCTTTAACTGTCGCAGAAAATCTCCAGCTCGGGGCGGGACCAGTTAGCAAAAAGCAATTACAAGCCCGCATTGACGAACTCACCCAACTTTTCCCCATCCTGCGCCAGCGCTACCACCAGCGTGCGGGGACCCTCTCCGGCGGTGAACGGCAACTGCTTGCTATGGCGCGGGCGTTAATGAGTCACCCGCAACTGTTACTGCTCGATGAACCGTCGGCAGCCCTTTCTCCCCGATTAGTCGGGGAAGTCATGGGGTATATCCAGCAAATCAACCGCCTGGGGGTCACCATTCTGCTTGTGGAGCAAAACGCCCGCCAAGCCCTCAAAATTTCCCACCGAGGCTATGTCCTGGAAAACGGTCGCGAATGCTACAGCGGCCCCGGTTCAGACCTGCTCAACGACCCCCGCATCGGCGAACTGTACCTCGGTATCAAAACGCCCTTGACCGCCGTGTGA